The proteins below are encoded in one region of Saccopteryx leptura isolate mSacLep1 chromosome 1, mSacLep1_pri_phased_curated, whole genome shotgun sequence:
- the ARHGDIB gene encoding rho GDP-dissociation inhibitor 2: MTEKAPEPHLEEEEDELDGKLNYKPPPQKSLQELQEMDKDDESLIKYKKTLLGDGPVVADPTAPNVVVTRLTLVCESAPGPITMDLTGDLEALKKETFVLKEGVEYRVKIHFKVNRDIVSGLKYVQHTYRTGVKVDKATFMVGSYGPRPEEYEFLTPTEEAPKGMLARGTYHNKSFFTDDDKHDHLTWEWNLSIKKEWTE, translated from the exons ATGACTGAAAAGGCTCCAGAACCacacctggaggaggaggaggatgagctGGACGGGAAGCTCAATTAtaagcctccacctcagaagtCCTTACAAGAGCTGCAGGAGATGGACAAAGATGATGAAAGTCTAATTAAGTACAAGAAGACGCTCCTGGGGGATGGTCCTGTGgtagcag ACCCAACAGCCCCCAATGTCGTTGTCACCCGCCTTACTCTGGTTTGTGAGAGTGCCCCAGGACCAATCACCATGGACCTCACTG GGGATCTCGAAGCCCTCAAAAAGGAAACTTTTGTGCTAAAAGAAGGTGTTGAATATAGAGTCAAAATTCACTTCAAA GTGAACAGAGATATTGTGTCAGGCCTGAAATATGTTCAGCACACCTACCGGACTGGCGTGAAAG TGGATAAAGCCACGTTTATGGTTGGCAGCTACGGGCCTCGGCCAGAAGAGTATGAGTTCCTGACTCCAACTGAGGAGGCTCCCAAAGGCATGCTGGCCCGAGGCACCTACCACAACAAGTCCTTCTTCACTGATGATGATAAGCACGACCACCTCACCTGGGAGTGGAACCTGTCCATTAAGAAGGAGTGGACAGAATGA